Part of the Gammaproteobacteria bacterium genome is shown below.
AGGCCCTTAGGTGCTGCCCGTCAAGTCTCTACACCTTCCCACCCAGTGTGGGCTTGGCTCGGTATTGCCACCACCCGGAGTGCTGAGGGTTCACCGAGTTTGAGCAGATTCACGCAGGGCGTTTCCGACCCTGGTGCCCAGGTTTGACTCAGGAGGCGATTGCTCTATCCTAGCTGAGCTACGGGGGCGCATGGTCACCAAATTATACCAAGTCTCTGGAACCTGATCATGCGAATGAGCCAAGGCAAGAAAGGTTTGAAGATGGAACGAATAATAGGGGTGTCCCGATCGATACCGGGACACCCCTAGTTCAAAGAAACGTCACCGCGGGTTCAAGATTCCTGTTCGTCGGGAAGAACTAGATTAAGAACTGCCGCAATCACGGCGGCCGGTAATAGGCCGGACGTCATCAATATTGGCAAAGTGGTCCCTCCGATGTGTTGCAGAGACTCGGGCACCATTTTTAACCCCATTCCGCTCTCAACAGAGCAGAAGTGAGAAGCACGCAACGTTTTGACGCCACTCACTGGGGCGGTAGATGAGATTCGGATTGACGCAATACAACATTGAAGGATATAGAGATGCGAACATCCTCTGCCAGATTCGGGTGTACCATGTGGTGGAGAAAAGCCGGCCAGATAATGAGCTGACCCGGCTCCGGCTGCACACGAAATTCCGGGTCGACCTGTCCATCGCCCTGTATGGCATTCATATTCGCCTGTGGTCTGGGATCATAGAACGATATTTCACTTGGATTTCTGTCCTGGCGGCCGGGTAGAGTGACCTTTGCGTTGGGGACTTTGATGGAATAAGTCCCGGGGAGCCATGCATGCGGGTGGTTATGCAGATTATGGTAGTCGCCAAAGCGATTAATACTTGGCCAGCCCTGCAGCTGCCAGTCGAGCTGATAATCAATGGACAGATGGCCGATGTAACCCCTGACTGCTTTATTGATGCACTCTCGTAACCAGCTCACAGCGGGATGGGTCGATGCCAGCAGATTCTCTGTCAGGTAGTCTGTGGTGATATTGGGACGTTCCGATTCCAGCCGCATAATCTCTAATTCAAGTGCGTTGTTTGCGGGTTCTGCAGCCGGCAGCTAATCGCGCATGATCAGCGTAGGCCAGAGTTCGAGAAATTCAGGTTTGGATAGCGTTGTAGACACGGCGCAACGTTAACCCGGCAGGGCACCAAATGTCAGCCAGTGTTTCACTGTTATCGAAGCACCCACTAATTAGGTACACTCCAGTTCAGAATTAAAACAGAAATTTTGATCAGCCCCTGCTATCGCAGGTCCTTTTTGGCGAGAGGTAAATACGATGACAGATAATCTGCCTGAGCAGGCGCAGGTCGTAATTGTCGGTGGTGGCGCAGTTGGTTGCTCCGTCGCCTATCACCTGACCAAGATCGGCATCACTGATGTACTTCTGCTGGAGCGGAAACAACTGACTTGCGGGACCACGTGGCATGCTGCAGGTTTGGTCGGTCAACTTCGGGCAACCGCAAACATGACCAAACTCGCCCAGTACAGTGCAGAACTTTTCCTCGAGCTGGAGGAAGAAACGGGCCAGGCCACAGGAATTAAACAGAATGGATCAATTTCTGTCGCCACCGATAGCGAACGGTTAGAAGAGCTTCAGCGGGGCGCATCGATGGCGCGGGTATTCGGGCTTGAGGTCGAAGAAGTTTCAGCCGGGTGGATCTCGGAGAAGTATCCAGTCATGTACACCGCTGACATCGTCGGGGGTGTTTTCCTGCCCTGTGATGGACAGATCAACCCCATCGACGTGACTCAGGCTATGGCCAAGGGGGCACGCAATGGCGGTGCAACGATTCTAGAAAACACGCTTGTTACCGGAGCGACGATCAACAATGGTCGAATCAGCGCCGTACGGACGGCCTCTGGAGAGATCGCCTGTGAGTACCTGGTGATTGCCGGCGGAATGTGGTCACGCGATTTCGGTCGGCAGATCGGGGTCAATATCCCACTCCATGCAGCCGAGCACTTTTATATTGTGACCGAGCCGATCGATCAACTACCCAGTGAACTGCCGGTACTGCGCGAGCCATCGGCCTGTTTTTATGCCAAGGAAGACGCCGGCAAGTTGCTTGTGGGCGCTTTCGAACCGGTAGCCAAGCCCTGGGGCAGTGCTGGAATTCCCCCTGATTTCAGTTTTGATCAACTGCCTGAAGACTTTGATCACTTCGAACCGATGCTTGAAAAAGCGATGCACCGCATTCCGGTACTTAAGACAGCCGGGATTCAGACGATTTTCAACGGCCCGGAGAGCTTTACACCGGACAATCGTTACTATCTGGGCGAGGCGCCTGAAGTTCGGGGTGTGTTTGTGGCTACGGGATTTAACTCGACCGGAATTCAGTCATCCGGCGGCGCCGGCAAGGTCCTGGCCGAATGGATCAGGGACGGACATCCTTCAGTTGACCTGTGGGACGTGGATATCCGCAGGACTCTGTCATTTCAGTCCAACATGCGTTACCTGCACGACCGGACAACTGAATCCCTTGGCCTGTTATACGCGATGCACTGGCCATTTCGACAGCCTGAGACCGCACGTGGTATCCGGCGCTCACCGTTGCATGAGCACTTGGTCAAGGCGAATGCCTGTTTCGGGGAAGCCGGTGGCTGGGAGCGACCCAACTGGTTTGCGCCAGAAGGATTCAAACCTGAGTACGATCATACATATGGCAAACCCGATTGGCTAAATTACTCCGGTAATGAACATCAGGTTGTTCGAGAAAATGTCGGACTGTTGGACATCTCTACGTTCTCCAAGTTTCTCCTTAAGGGGCGAGATGCCGAAAAAATTATCAATTACATCTCTACAAACAACATGGCTGTTGCGCCTGGGCGAATTGTCTATACCCAATGGCTAAATGAACAAGGCGGAATATCAGCTGACCTCACCGTGACCCGATTGGCCGAAGATGCCTACCTCGTAATGACGGCATTCTCCAGCCATACCCGGGACTATAACTGGCTGCAGCGACATATCCCGTCAGATGCACATGCTGTGCTGACCGATGTAACATCGGCCTACGCAGGAATTAACGTCCAGGGGCCGAATTCACGGGCGCTGCTGAAACAGGTGAGTCCGGATGATTTTTCAAATAGCGTATTTCCGTTTGGAAGTTCGAAAGAAATCCAACTGGGTTACGCGACCATTCGGGCGTCGCGCATCTCTTATGTTGGTGAGCTGGGCTGGGAGCTGCTGATTCCGAGTGATATGGCTGCACATGTCTATGAAACGTTGGTTGAGGCTGGCCGGGATCTGGAACTTGCCAACGTCGGCATGCATGCGATGAATTCTCTTCGCATCGAAAAGGCCTACCGCCACTGGGGTCATGATATCGCTGATGAGGATACGCCCATAGAGGCCGGACTGGAATTTGCTGTCCGCTTTGACAAACCAGGCGGATTTATAGGCCGCGAAGCTTTACTTAAACAAAAAAAGAGCGGTTGTGTTGCAAAACGTATGGTGCAGTTCTTGATGGAAGATCCCGAGGTGATGCTGTACCACAACGAGCCCATCATCCGTGACGGCACAATCTCCGGCTACATTACCAGTGGTATGTACGGACATACGCTTGGAGGGAGTGTGGGTATGGGTTACGTCAACAATCCAATAGACCAAGGTGGTGTTGACTCGGAATTTGTGAACAGCGGCAGCTATGAGGTTGAAGTGGCATGTAAGCGTTACCCCGCTCAAGCGTCACTGGAGCCGCTATACGACCCCGGCAACGAGCGCATCAAGTCGTAGCGCTACCGACTTCCAAGATCTGTTTTGTCATGTAAGGGTTTGACTCGTATGAGGCTGAGGAAGTATCTATGAAGAAGGTTGCCATCTGTGGTTTTAACCTTGAGTCAAACCGGTTTGCACCCTCGTGTAAGCGCAAAGACTTTGAAGAGCATATGTACTTCCGCGGCGAGGAAATCAGTCGTCAGGCGCGGATCGACCGACCCAGTATTCACCTTGGGGTGTGCGGTTTTTACAAGGTTATGGACGACGCCTTCGGTGGTTCCAGTGGCTGGGAGGCCTGTCCAGCAGTGCTGATCGGTTCTACACCGGCCGGTCCAGTGGAAAAGAGTTTCTTTGACGAATTTTTGAGTGAGTTGCACCGCGACCTTAAAGCGATCGGTCCTGTGGATGGGGTCTATATCTGCCAGCATGGAGGCGCTATCGCCACTCATTCTCATGATCCCGATGGAGAGGTATTCAGCACGGTCCGTGATATCGTTGGTCCGTCGGTGCCCGTTATTGCAACACTCGACCTGCATGCCAATGTCTCTGAGGAGATGATGCAGGCGACGGATATCCTGATCGGCTACA
Proteins encoded:
- a CDS encoding FAD-dependent oxidoreductase is translated as MTDNLPEQAQVVIVGGGAVGCSVAYHLTKIGITDVLLLERKQLTCGTTWHAAGLVGQLRATANMTKLAQYSAELFLELEEETGQATGIKQNGSISVATDSERLEELQRGASMARVFGLEVEEVSAGWISEKYPVMYTADIVGGVFLPCDGQINPIDVTQAMAKGARNGGATILENTLVTGATINNGRISAVRTASGEIACEYLVIAGGMWSRDFGRQIGVNIPLHAAEHFYIVTEPIDQLPSELPVLREPSACFYAKEDAGKLLVGAFEPVAKPWGSAGIPPDFSFDQLPEDFDHFEPMLEKAMHRIPVLKTAGIQTIFNGPESFTPDNRYYLGEAPEVRGVFVATGFNSTGIQSSGGAGKVLAEWIRDGHPSVDLWDVDIRRTLSFQSNMRYLHDRTTESLGLLYAMHWPFRQPETARGIRRSPLHEHLVKANACFGEAGGWERPNWFAPEGFKPEYDHTYGKPDWLNYSGNEHQVVRENVGLLDISTFSKFLLKGRDAEKIINYISTNNMAVAPGRIVYTQWLNEQGGISADLTVTRLAEDAYLVMTAFSSHTRDYNWLQRHIPSDAHAVLTDVTSAYAGINVQGPNSRALLKQVSPDDFSNSVFPFGSSKEIQLGYATIRASRISYVGELGWELLIPSDMAAHVYETLVEAGRDLELANVGMHAMNSLRIEKAYRHWGHDIADEDTPIEAGLEFAVRFDKPGGFIGREALLKQKKSGCVAKRMVQFLMEDPEVMLYHNEPIIRDGTISGYITSGMYGHTLGGSVGMGYVNNPIDQGGVDSEFVNSGSYEVEVACKRYPAQASLEPLYDPGNERIKS
- a CDS encoding 2OG-Fe(II) oxygenase family protein — translated: MRLESERPNITTDYLTENLLASTHPAVSWLRECINKAVRGYIGHLSIDYQLDWQLQGWPSINRFGDYHNLHNHPHAWLPGTYSIKVPNAKVTLPGRQDRNPSEISFYDPRPQANMNAIQGDGQVDPEFRVQPEPGQLIIWPAFLHHMVHPNLAEDVRISISFNVVLRQSESHLPPQ